Proteins encoded in a region of the Rickettsia bellii RML369-C genome:
- a CDS encoding metal ABC transporter permease, giving the protein MVLIILALILISCIFAPIGCIALWKRYVYFGDGLAHSSFLAVSISIIAHFPLIYSGLIVAILFSIFVFIFQNNSEKNAVINLISSSMLAIALIINYFSSAQNNIVNLLFGDILSVAFDDLIVLAIMLIAIICFIAYFYNKILLIIINKDIAVIKGVKVNIIELLFLLILSVSVFSAIKIVGVLMVTAVLLIPAMIARFMVGSPAMMIIISIFISLFINFCAATASFYFDLPLTPLVIIIGSLIYGGLYFSVIARKNWNC; this is encoded by the coding sequence ATGGTACTAATAATACTAGCCTTAATTTTAATTAGCTGCATATTTGCTCCTATTGGCTGCATAGCATTATGGAAAAGATATGTTTACTTCGGCGACGGGCTTGCTCATAGTAGCTTTCTTGCAGTCAGCATTAGTATTATTGCTCATTTTCCATTAATATATTCAGGACTAATTGTTGCAATTCTTTTTTCAATTTTTGTGTTTATTTTCCAAAATAATTCTGAGAAAAATGCAGTTATTAATTTAATTTCTAGCTCTATGCTGGCTATTGCTTTAATTATTAATTATTTTTCTTCTGCCCAAAACAATATAGTAAATTTACTGTTTGGCGATATTTTATCTGTAGCTTTTGATGATTTAATTGTGCTAGCAATAATGCTTATAGCTATTATATGTTTTATTGCATATTTTTATAATAAAATTCTTCTTATAATTATTAACAAAGATATTGCCGTAATTAAAGGCGTAAAAGTTAATATTATAGAACTACTATTTTTACTTATTTTATCTGTATCAGTATTTTCTGCAATTAAAATAGTTGGGGTTCTTATGGTGACAGCTGTGCTACTTATTCCTGCTATGATTGCAAGATTTATGGTAGGCAGCCCTGCTATGATGATTATAATATCAATTTTTATTTCGTTATTTATTAATTTCTGTGCTGCTACTGCCTCTTTTTATTTTGATCTACCTCTAACACCGTTAGTTATTATTATTGGCTCGTTAATTTATGGGGGGTTGTATTTCTCTGTCATTGCGAGGAAAAATTGGAATTGTTGA
- a CDS encoding invasion associated locus B family protein, producing MKNYIKKTIFVCSGLFVIVGVFVLFRVENVNASTAPKKYGAWNLNCNLNNEQKQICFLSQQINNTEKDKEKEILAMYHIGYFNNDQSIKELKLIEVLPPNVQIPAGTAINSSEKNIAPGKYINCTINSCQAIATITQDDIEMILLNDNYLEFITADGKQAKITFIKHGLKEGLKVLER from the coding sequence ATGAAGAATTATATAAAAAAAACTATATTTGTTTGTAGTGGTTTATTTGTAATAGTTGGGGTTTTCGTATTATTTAGGGTGGAAAATGTTAATGCTTCAACAGCTCCTAAAAAATATGGAGCTTGGAATTTAAACTGCAATCTTAATAACGAACAAAAACAAATTTGCTTTCTATCACAACAAATTAATAATACGGAAAAAGATAAAGAGAAAGAAATATTAGCAATGTACCATATTGGTTATTTCAATAATGATCAAAGCATAAAGGAATTAAAACTAATCGAAGTATTACCGCCAAATGTTCAAATTCCTGCTGGCACAGCTATTAATAGCAGTGAGAAAAATATTGCACCAGGAAAATATATAAATTGTACGATAAATAGTTGCCAAGCTATAGCTACTATTACACAAGATGACATTGAAATGATTTTATTAAATGATAATTATTTAGAGTTTATAACGGCTGATGGTAAACAAGCTAAAATTACATTTATAAAACATGGTTTGAAAGAGGGACTAAAGGTTTTAGAGAGATAG
- a CDS encoding class I SAM-dependent methyltransferase yields MAKEKGVYHFAAGKEGQDRHDLISRLNNPSSCKFLLKKVLQPGMTVLELGCGMGTMAIWLAQQVTSSGRVIAIDNSEEQLEIAKAAAEKAGVNIEFHQMPVNDVGNLGLNGTIDFVFSRFLFMQLTHPQEALNIVKNVLKLNTGIIVSQELISKLAFSSSESPALPQLVNLAAKLNKYLNKDNNLGLKLLKLYKDAGLKFSDSDYKFKNTLLKMKEEKLLYYKSLVEATPAIFKNNLATEEEVNELKEGLMDLANTEDIIVGGMSNIIIAGTLMGEQHTPTTDLE; encoded by the coding sequence ATGGCAAAAGAAAAAGGAGTCTATCATTTTGCAGCAGGAAAAGAAGGGCAAGATCGTCACGATTTAATAAGTAGGTTAAATAATCCTTCAAGTTGTAAATTCTTGTTAAAAAAGGTCTTACAACCAGGGATGACAGTTTTAGAACTTGGATGTGGTATGGGAACAATGGCTATTTGGTTAGCACAACAAGTGACCTCTTCAGGTAGAGTTATTGCAATAGATAATAGTGAAGAACAACTAGAAATAGCTAAAGCTGCTGCGGAGAAAGCAGGAGTTAATATAGAATTTCATCAAATGCCTGTGAACGATGTTGGTAATTTGGGCTTGAACGGCACAATAGATTTTGTTTTTTCTAGATTTCTTTTTATGCAATTAACTCACCCTCAAGAAGCATTAAATATTGTTAAAAATGTTCTTAAATTAAATACCGGCATTATTGTATCACAAGAACTTATATCCAAGTTAGCTTTTAGTTCTTCAGAGAGCCCCGCTTTACCACAATTAGTTAATTTAGCAGCTAAACTTAACAAGTATTTAAATAAAGATAATAATTTAGGTCTGAAGTTGTTAAAGCTTTATAAAGACGCAGGCTTAAAATTTTCAGATTCAGATTACAAATTTAAAAATACTTTACTAAAAATGAAAGAGGAAAAACTGCTATATTATAAATCTCTTGTAGAAGCAACGCCAGCTATTTTTAAAAATAATCTAGCTACTGAAGAAGAGGTTAACGAGCTAAAAGAAGGTCTTATGGATTTAGCAAATACTGAAGACATTATTGTTGGTGGTATGTCCAATATAATTATTGCTGGTACTTTGATGGGTGAACAACATACACCGACTACAGACTTAGAATAA
- the rpsU gene encoding 30S ribosomal protein S21, translating to MILVNVHAGNCDNTLKNFKKKLQRELYFRKMKEQRYYEPKSVKRVRKAQEAARRKRKFARKRMYED from the coding sequence GTGATACTAGTAAATGTTCACGCCGGTAATTGTGATAATACGCTTAAGAATTTTAAGAAAAAGCTACAAAGAGAGCTTTATTTTCGTAAGATGAAAGAACAGCGTTACTACGAACCGAAGTCAGTAAAGCGTGTTCGTAAAGCACAAGAAGCTGCACGAAGAAAAAGAAAGTTTGCTCGTAAAAGAATGTACGAGGATTAA
- the gltX gene encoding glutamate--tRNA ligase, whose protein sequence is MTNNVITRFAPSPTGFLHIGSARTALFNYLFAKHNNGKFLLRIEDTDKERSTEAAVEAIFSGLKWLGLNWDDEVVFQSKRNDLYKEAALKLLAEGKAYYCFTPQEEIEKQRQEALENKQHFIFNSKWRDKTSDTYPKDIKPVIRLKTPSSGSITIHDTLQGDVVIENCHIDDMVLLRSDGTATYMLAVVVDDHDMGITHIIRGDDHLTNAARQIAIYNAFGYHVPIMTHIPLIHGADGAKLSKRHGALGVEAYKDMGYLPESLCNYLLRLGWSHGDDEIIQMDQAIEWFNLDSLGKSPARLDFTKMNSLNSHYLRMLDEDSLITKILEILNRNYKVSEQEVNYIRRGLQGLLVRSETLLDLAKLAKIYLVNIPVAYESEAKEIIANCDKNLINNVVQGLEKLERFDKESVQDEFKKIAAANSLKLNEVMKPVRALITGMVGSPSVFEIAEILGKENILKRLEIK, encoded by the coding sequence ATGACTAACAACGTGATTACTAGATTTGCTCCGTCACCGACGGGGTTTTTACATATAGGTTCAGCAAGAACGGCTTTATTCAATTATTTATTTGCTAAGCATAATAACGGCAAATTTCTATTACGTATTGAAGATACTGATAAAGAAAGATCAACAGAAGCAGCGGTAGAAGCCATATTTTCAGGACTGAAATGGCTAGGGCTTAATTGGGATGATGAAGTTGTATTCCAATCTAAACGCAATGATCTTTATAAGGAAGCAGCATTAAAGTTGCTTGCAGAGGGTAAGGCATATTATTGTTTTACGCCTCAGGAAGAAATAGAAAAGCAAAGACAAGAAGCTCTAGAAAATAAGCAGCATTTTATTTTTAACAGTAAGTGGCGTGATAAAACTTCTGATACTTACCCAAAAGACATAAAGCCGGTTATACGTTTAAAAACTCCAAGTTCAGGTAGTATAACAATTCATGATACTTTGCAAGGTGATGTAGTAATTGAGAATTGCCATATTGATGATATGGTGTTGCTACGTAGTGATGGCACTGCTACTTATATGCTAGCTGTGGTGGTTGATGATCACGATATGGGTATAACTCACATTATTAGAGGTGATGATCATTTAACGAATGCTGCGAGGCAAATCGCTATATATAACGCTTTTGGTTACCATGTTCCAATTATGACTCATATACCGCTAATTCATGGAGCAGATGGTGCTAAATTATCTAAGAGGCATGGGGCTTTAGGTGTTGAAGCTTATAAGGATATGGGATATTTGCCGGAAAGCTTATGTAATTATCTATTGCGGCTTGGTTGGAGTCATGGGGATGATGAGATTATCCAGATGGATCAAGCTATCGAATGGTTTAACCTAGATTCACTCGGTAAATCACCTGCAAGGCTTGATTTTACTAAAATGAATAGTTTAAATAGCCATTATTTAAGAATGCTTGATGAAGACAGTTTAATTACTAAAATTTTAGAGATATTAAATAGAAATTACAAGGTCAGTGAGCAGGAAGTAAATTATATAAGACGTGGTTTGCAAGGTTTATTAGTTAGAAGTGAAACACTGCTAGATTTAGCAAAGCTTGCTAAAATTTATCTAGTAAATATTCCTGTTGCTTATGAATCGGAGGCAAAAGAGATAATAGCAAATTGCGATAAAAATTTGATTAATAATGTTGTACAAGGCTTAGAAAAACTTGAGCGGTTTGATAAAGAATCAGTACAGGATGAATTTAAGAAAATAGCAGCAGCAAATAGTTTAAAGCTAAATGAAGTTATGAAGCCTGTGAGAGCTTTAATAACCGGTATGGTCGGCTCACCTAGCGTATTTGAAATTGCTGAAATTTTAGGAAAAGAAAATATTTTAAAAAGGTTAGAAATAAAATGA
- a CDS encoding Fic family protein, translating to MQINLKFKPNYKITPKVVKSLMRIEAIKAEILHLPLNPTVLSSLRETARLYTTHYSTMIEGNRLDADQIKNIVQHQEHFPGRERDEDEVKGYYAALTQVEKWVAQNVKITENIIQTLHALIMSNGKTNVKPTKCTADTSKVGSQISGEPAERIKIREQWRVPKFDLPNLEVSKVYRDGQNVIKDSGTKKIIYMPPEAKDVKNLMHNMVLWINNNELPFPVIAAIAHYQFATIHPYYDGNGRTARLLTTLILHLGGYDLKGLYSLEEYYAKNLGAYYEAISIGHHNYYMGRAEADITGWVEYFINGMAISFEKVLNQMQEVSNKELPDMSAVLRKLDPKQRKVLELFKQFEVVTSSQIGKVFGFKPRTSAKLCADWVDQGFLKIIDFSNKGRKYSLSDEYVSLITKTV from the coding sequence ATGCAGATAAATCTAAAATTTAAACCAAACTATAAAATAACTCCTAAAGTTGTGAAATCATTAATGCGTATTGAAGCTATTAAAGCTGAAATACTGCATTTGCCATTAAATCCTACTGTTCTTAGTTCTTTAAGAGAAACTGCACGTCTTTATACTACACATTATTCTACTATGATTGAAGGGAATAGGCTCGATGCAGATCAGATTAAAAACATAGTTCAACATCAAGAGCATTTTCCAGGAAGAGAACGAGATGAGGATGAAGTTAAAGGTTACTACGCAGCTTTAACGCAAGTAGAAAAATGGGTAGCCCAAAATGTAAAAATTACAGAGAATATAATACAAACGCTTCATGCTTTGATCATGTCTAATGGCAAAACTAATGTTAAGCCTACAAAATGTACCGCAGATACTTCAAAAGTTGGTAGTCAAATAAGCGGTGAGCCTGCGGAGCGTATAAAAATACGTGAGCAATGGCGAGTCCCGAAATTTGACTTACCAAATCTTGAAGTATCAAAGGTATATCGTGATGGACAAAATGTCATTAAAGATAGCGGGACAAAAAAAATTATTTATATGCCTCCAGAGGCAAAAGACGTAAAAAATCTTATGCACAATATGGTATTATGGATTAATAATAATGAGCTGCCTTTTCCTGTTATTGCAGCAATAGCTCATTATCAATTTGCAACTATACACCCTTATTATGACGGTAACGGTAGAACTGCAAGATTACTTACAACCTTAATACTTCATTTAGGAGGTTACGATCTCAAAGGCTTATATTCTCTTGAAGAGTACTATGCTAAAAACCTAGGAGCTTACTATGAGGCTATTAGCATAGGACATCATAATTATTATATGGGGCGTGCTGAAGCAGATATAACAGGCTGGGTAGAGTATTTTATAAATGGTATGGCTATATCTTTTGAAAAAGTACTTAATCAAATGCAAGAGGTAAGTAATAAAGAGCTTCCTGACATGAGTGCAGTACTTAGAAAGCTTGATCCTAAACAGAGAAAAGTTTTAGAGCTTTTTAAGCAATTTGAAGTTGTAACTAGTAGTCAAATTGGTAAAGTTTTTGGTTTTAAACCTCGAACAAGTGCTAAGCTTTGTGCCGATTGGGTAGATCAGGGGTTTTTGAAAATCATAGATTTTTCCAACAAGGGAAGAAAATATAGTTTAAGTGATGAATATGTATCTTTAATAACTAAAACAGTTTGA
- the ubiG gene encoding bifunctional 2-polyprenyl-6-hydroxyphenol methylase/3-demethylubiquinol 3-O-methyltransferase UbiG has translation MSSVNKNELEKFEKISHSWWNKDGEFGILHRINPIRLNYIIEKIKSHYNDISDLEILDVGCGGGLIATNLTMQGFNVTAIDALQSNIDTALAYATENNIKVNYLKSTIEELENDKQYDVVICLEVIEHVENVQEFMLNLVKRIKPKGIAIISTINRTKKAYLLGIIAAEYILGWVPKNTHDYSKFLKPSEIYEMLENTNIEIEELKGLVYNMAEDKWVLSDDDIDVNYFVYLKKNVLGVI, from the coding sequence ATGTCTTCAGTTAATAAAAACGAATTAGAAAAATTTGAGAAAATCTCTCATAGTTGGTGGAATAAGGATGGGGAGTTCGGTATTTTACACCGCATAAATCCTATTCGCCTTAACTATATAATAGAGAAGATAAAATCGCATTACAACGATATTTCTGATTTGGAAATATTAGATGTAGGTTGTGGTGGCGGTTTAATTGCTACTAATCTCACTATGCAAGGTTTTAACGTTACGGCTATTGATGCTTTGCAAAGTAATATCGATACTGCTTTGGCTTATGCTACGGAAAATAATATTAAGGTAAATTATTTAAAAAGTACTATAGAAGAATTAGAAAACGATAAGCAATATGATGTAGTGATTTGCCTTGAAGTTATCGAGCATGTGGAAAATGTTCAAGAATTTATGCTTAATTTAGTAAAGCGTATTAAACCAAAAGGTATTGCAATAATTTCTACGATTAACCGCACCAAAAAAGCTTATTTACTTGGGATAATAGCAGCTGAATATATACTCGGATGGGTGCCAAAAAATACCCATGATTATAGTAAGTTTCTAAAACCATCTGAAATTTATGAGATGCTAGAAAATACCAATATAGAAATTGAGGAGCTAAAAGGTTTGGTGTATAACATGGCAGAAGACAAATGGGTATTAAGTGATGATGATATAGATGTAAACTACTTTGTATATTTGAAGAAAAACGTATTAGGTGTCATCTAG
- the trxB gene encoding thioredoxin-disulfide reductase: MKITTKVLIIGSGPAGLSAAIYAARASLNPILINGIQPGGQLTITTDVENYPGFAESVQGPWLMEQMRMQAENVGTKIVNDYVEKVDLSQRPFKVSTGSRTEYEAESIIICTGAEARWLGIPTEQEFMGFGVSACATCDGFFFKNQKVVVVGGGNSAVEEALYLTNHASKVTIVHRRDNFRAEKILQERLFKNPKISVIWDHVVEEIVGNNNPKSVTGVKIQNVHTKETSLVNCSGVFVAIGHKPNTALFAEQVTMDNDNYIITTPGSTKTNIEGVFAAGDVQDKIYRQAITAAGTGCMAALEAEKFLNK; encoded by the coding sequence ATGAAAATTACTACTAAAGTACTAATAATTGGCTCAGGTCCTGCCGGTTTAAGTGCTGCTATTTATGCAGCAAGGGCATCTTTAAATCCAATATTAATTAATGGTATTCAGCCTGGCGGTCAGCTTACTATTACCACCGATGTTGAGAATTATCCAGGATTTGCAGAAAGCGTACAAGGTCCTTGGCTAATGGAACAGATGCGTATGCAAGCTGAAAATGTCGGCACCAAAATTGTTAACGATTATGTTGAGAAAGTGGATTTGTCACAAAGACCTTTTAAAGTGTCTACAGGATCTAGGACAGAGTACGAAGCTGAAAGCATAATTATTTGTACTGGTGCGGAAGCAAGATGGCTCGGCATCCCTACAGAGCAAGAATTTATGGGATTTGGGGTGTCAGCTTGTGCTACTTGCGATGGTTTCTTTTTCAAGAATCAGAAAGTAGTGGTAGTTGGTGGCGGTAATAGTGCTGTTGAAGAGGCTTTATATCTGACCAATCACGCAAGCAAAGTTACTATAGTACATAGAAGAGATAATTTTAGAGCTGAGAAAATATTACAAGAGCGGCTATTTAAAAATCCTAAAATATCTGTGATTTGGGATCATGTAGTAGAAGAGATTGTTGGTAATAATAACCCAAAATCCGTTACTGGCGTTAAAATCCAAAATGTTCATACCAAAGAGACGAGCTTAGTAAATTGTAGCGGCGTATTTGTAGCTATCGGGCATAAACCAAATACTGCTTTATTTGCAGAGCAAGTTACAATGGATAACGATAATTATATTATTACTACCCCTGGAAGTACTAAAACTAATATAGAGGGTGTTTTTGCTGCTGGTGATGTTCAGGATAAAATCTATAGACAAGCTATAACCGCAGCAGGTACTGGCTGTATGGCTGCCCTTGAAGCAGAGAAATTTTTGAATAAGTGA
- a CDS encoding COQ9 family protein: MNIQQEHYTKKISFMQSLLELLPFNEWNDKIINEAEEKCGFAKGYSLILFPDGLAEIIKFFESYLDNITLENLNEQEVPNKIREKISLAVKTRIKAVLPIIHSKNAAYFALNPIQGTEVAFHSCDIIWQYAGDKSIDYNYYTKRGLLLSVYVSSILFYIQDDSENYINTDKFIDSSVENIVQAFSQMKKLLDPSNIPIVRMFT; the protein is encoded by the coding sequence ATGAATATTCAACAAGAACACTACACAAAGAAAATAAGCTTCATGCAATCATTGCTAGAATTATTACCATTTAATGAATGGAATGACAAAATAATTAATGAAGCAGAAGAAAAATGCGGCTTTGCTAAGGGCTATAGCTTAATACTTTTTCCAGATGGATTAGCCGAAATAATAAAATTTTTTGAAAGCTATTTAGATAATATTACGCTAGAAAATTTAAATGAGCAGGAAGTACCAAATAAAATTAGAGAAAAAATATCCTTAGCAGTAAAAACTAGAATTAAAGCTGTGTTACCTATTATTCATAGCAAGAATGCCGCATATTTTGCATTAAATCCTATTCAAGGTACAGAAGTTGCATTCCACAGCTGTGATATTATTTGGCAATATGCCGGTGATAAATCGATTGATTATAATTATTATACTAAACGAGGCTTACTACTTTCAGTTTATGTATCATCTATTCTTTTTTATATTCAAGATGACTCAGAAAATTATATTAATACCGATAAATTTATTGATAGTTCTGTAGAAAATATTGTGCAAGCTTTTTCGCAAATGAAAAAACTACTCGATCCTTCAAATATTCCAATAGTTAGGATGTTTACATAG
- a CDS encoding DUF2310 family Zn-ribbon-containing protein, with protein sequence MSNIYHVTISFNKSKQFLLKDYGIVWHLLWQFATSLYKNGNILNNVEFFSPTKDSLVFYGVIPNKNALNDSYLCNHSLEAKNKLKEFEVIINYKITDTYICETPLYIEENIEDIKFLYLYPISYSNSYEQQLVLYTDEIKYLPLYMLNNDKDPHLTGNITSWKNDYAAAQRLWLSSYKKLESLMEEQLAKLDSDISIKGRKISKRIQKSLKKKVFYPIAEIVSRGSYVRSNYSNCPSCEKNWQLKTTFHKIFDYKCNKCFLLGYELHS encoded by the coding sequence ATGTCAAATATTTATCATGTAACGATATCATTCAACAAAAGTAAGCAATTCTTATTAAAGGATTACGGGATAGTTTGGCATTTACTTTGGCAGTTTGCAACTTCTTTATATAAAAATGGAAATATATTAAATAATGTAGAATTTTTTAGTCCAACTAAAGATAGTTTAGTTTTTTATGGAGTCATTCCTAATAAAAATGCTTTAAATGATTCATATTTATGTAATCATTCATTAGAAGCTAAAAATAAATTAAAGGAATTTGAGGTCATAATTAATTATAAAATAACAGATACATATATTTGTGAAACGCCTCTTTATATAGAAGAAAACATAGAGGATATTAAATTTCTCTATTTATATCCTATATCTTACTCAAACTCTTATGAACAACAGCTTGTACTATATACAGATGAAATAAAGTATTTACCTTTATATATGCTCAATAATGATAAAGACCCACATCTTACAGGCAACATTACTTCTTGGAAAAACGACTATGCTGCCGCTCAACGCTTATGGTTATCAAGCTATAAAAAATTAGAATCACTAATGGAAGAACAATTAGCTAAATTAGATAGTGATATATCTATAAAGGGAAGAAAAATTAGTAAGCGAATTCAAAAATCTTTGAAAAAAAAAGTCTTTTATCCCATAGCTGAAATAGTATCAAGAGGTTCGTATGTTCGGTCTAACTATTCAAATTGTCCATCTTGTGAAAAAAATTGGCAGTTAAAAACAACATTTCATAAGATCTTTGATTATAAATGTAATAAATGCTTTTTGTTAGGGTATGAACTTCATAGTTAA
- a CDS encoding BPL-N domain-containing protein codes for MLEPEVARQQKQAVLNNTESTPNIIYIYNDEGAGENSVKYVLDTLTKIATTYKINFINAQDILAKEWIKNAVLLVMPGGADIPYTKKLNGEGNKIIKEYVESGGSYLGFCAGAYYGSNFVEFDKNGELEVLGERELAFFPDKSVGPILAKYDYKTNSGAKAALLKLNTSDENDFTNISFYYNGGGYFYNADSYKDVNVLAYYHIEKDNNYLPAIVEIKCNKGIAILSGVHFECSSKLLDANDPYESKLLPILEKEEENRVKFSISIFKRLGVRIE; via the coding sequence ATGTTAGAACCAGAAGTCGCAAGGCAGCAAAAACAAGCGGTTTTAAATAATACAGAATCTACGCCAAATATTATATACATATATAATGATGAGGGGGCAGGTGAAAATTCCGTAAAGTATGTTCTTGATACCTTAACAAAAATCGCTACTACATATAAAATTAATTTTATAAATGCCCAAGATATTTTAGCTAAAGAATGGATTAAAAATGCTGTTTTATTAGTAATGCCCGGTGGGGCAGATATACCTTATACTAAAAAACTTAACGGTGAGGGAAATAAAATTATTAAAGAATATGTAGAAAGTGGCGGAAGTTATTTAGGATTTTGTGCAGGAGCATATTATGGTTCTAATTTTGTTGAGTTTGATAAAAATGGTGAATTAGAGGTTCTGGGTGAAAGGGAGTTAGCATTTTTTCCTGATAAATCTGTTGGTCCTATTCTTGCTAAATATGATTATAAAACAAATAGCGGAGCTAAGGCTGCACTACTCAAATTAAATACATCTGATGAAAATGACTTTACTAATATAAGTTTTTATTATAATGGAGGAGGGTATTTTTATAATGCTGACTCTTATAAAGATGTAAATGTATTAGCATATTATCATATTGAGAAAGATAATAATTATTTACCGGCAATTGTGGAAATTAAATGCAATAAAGGGATAGCTATACTTTCGGGGGTGCATTTTGAATGCTCTTCTAAATTATTAGATGCTAATGATCCATATGAATCAAAATTATTACCGATATTAGAAAAAGAGGAAGAAAATAGAGTTAAATTTAGTATTTCAATATTTAAAAGATTAGGTGTTAGAATTGAATAA
- a CDS encoding alpha/beta fold hydrolase, which translates to MKISSIKVGPYINFLPLQYIPEHKISYVEFGDPKNKNVIICAHGLTRNAHDFDKIAKELSKDYRVISLSYPGRGDSENFKKTSHYNYTTYIKDTLLFLNKLKIKKPIWLGTSMGGIIGMVLASKFKNIFKGLILNDIGAFIDSAPLVKIAAYAKKTVILDDLESAKEHLKLIYGQSGIKNEEDWDYLTKYSVISTFGGKYKMNYDPAITKGIRNVKSQKDVDLWSVWNKIKCKILLIHGIKSQVLTKSTVEKMQKTKDFDLYEIKYAGHTPSLTNSNEIEHIKSWLGKL; encoded by the coding sequence ATGAAAATTAGCTCAATTAAAGTTGGTCCATATATTAACTTTCTTCCTCTTCAATATATACCAGAACATAAAATTTCTTATGTAGAATTTGGTGATCCCAAAAATAAAAATGTAATAATATGTGCTCATGGTTTAACAAGAAATGCTCATGATTTTGATAAAATAGCTAAGGAATTGAGTAAAGATTATAGAGTAATCTCTCTAAGCTATCCCGGACGCGGGGATAGTGAAAATTTTAAAAAAACCAGTCATTATAACTATACTACTTATATTAAAGATACGTTGCTGTTTTTAAATAAGTTAAAAATAAAAAAACCTATTTGGCTAGGTACTTCAATGGGCGGAATTATAGGTATGGTTCTTGCCAGTAAATTTAAAAATATTTTTAAAGGTTTAATATTAAATGATATAGGGGCGTTTATCGATTCTGCTCCTCTAGTCAAAATAGCAGCTTATGCTAAAAAAACTGTCATATTAGATGATCTAGAAAGTGCAAAAGAGCATTTGAAACTTATCTATGGGCAGTCAGGAATTAAAAATGAAGAAGATTGGGATTATTTAACAAAATATAGCGTTATTTCTACGTTTGGCGGAAAATATAAAATGAATTATGATCCTGCTATAACAAAAGGCATAAGAAATGTCAAAAGCCAAAAAGATGTAGATTTATGGTCTGTATGGAATAAAATAAAATGTAAAATATTACTGATTCACGGCATTAAATCTCAAGTTCTAACAAAATCTACTGTGGAAAAAATGCAAAAAACAAAAGATTTTGATCTTTACGAAATTAAATATGCAGGTCATACTCCCTCCTTAACAAATTCTAATGAAATTGAACATATAAAATCTTGGTTAGGAAAATTATAA